A genomic stretch from Spongiibacter nanhainus includes:
- the plsX gene encoding phosphate acyltransferase PlsX produces MASLRIAVDAMGGDFGLRTTVPASIKSLKRCSDLHITLVGERASIENELKRHRRADLSRLEILHADDIVADDDKPSQSLRDKRASSMAVALEALRDGRVSAVVSAGNTGALMALSCMIVSRLPGVRRPAICAPIPSMHGHTYLLDLGANVDSDPANLYQFATMGQALSRVVDDLDSPRIALLNIGEELIKGTRSVQEAAALIAADEHLNYVGFIEGNALFSDRADVVVCDGFVGNIALKVCEGTASFIGRLLRERFHRGIYGRVAGLTMGPLFNAFHKKIDPRRYNGAALLGLQGVVVKSHGGAGVVGFSEAIKHASFSVRRDLPAMIAEQLAAHASSKD; encoded by the coding sequence GTGGCATCACTGCGAATAGCCGTTGATGCTATGGGCGGAGACTTCGGTCTCCGCACTACTGTTCCCGCCTCTATAAAAAGCCTCAAGCGCTGCTCTGATTTACACATCACCCTGGTGGGTGAGCGCGCGTCCATCGAAAACGAGCTCAAGCGACATCGCCGTGCCGACCTTTCCAGGCTGGAGATTCTTCACGCTGACGATATCGTGGCCGACGACGACAAGCCCTCCCAAAGCCTGCGCGACAAGCGCGCCTCTTCAATGGCTGTGGCCTTGGAAGCACTGCGCGATGGCCGGGTGTCGGCAGTGGTCAGCGCCGGCAATACCGGAGCGCTGATGGCCCTGAGCTGCATGATTGTGTCGCGGCTCCCGGGCGTTCGGCGCCCGGCAATATGCGCCCCGATACCTTCAATGCACGGCCATACTTACCTGCTGGATCTGGGCGCCAATGTCGATAGCGACCCGGCCAATCTCTACCAATTTGCCACCATGGGGCAAGCCCTGTCCCGGGTGGTGGATGATCTCGATTCCCCACGAATTGCCTTGCTCAATATCGGCGAAGAACTGATCAAAGGCACCCGCAGCGTCCAGGAGGCCGCAGCGCTGATTGCGGCAGATGAACATCTCAATTATGTCGGTTTTATTGAAGGCAATGCGCTGTTCAGCGACCGAGCAGATGTGGTTGTCTGCGACGGATTTGTCGGTAACATTGCCTTAAAAGTCTGTGAGGGCACGGCCAGTTTTATTGGGCGCCTGCTGCGGGAGCGTTTTCACCGCGGTATCTACGGTCGCGTTGCCGGTCTGACCATGGGGCCTTTATTTAACGCCTTTCATAAAAAGATCGATCCGCGCCGCTACAATGGAGCGGCACTGCTGGGGCTGCAGGGAGTCGTGGTAAAAAGCCACGGTGGTGCGGGTGTGGTCGGGTTCTCAGAGGCAATCAAGCATGCTTCTTTTTCTGTCAGGCGAGATTTGCCGGCGATGATCGCCGAGCAACTGGCGGCACACGCCAGTTCAAAAGATTAA
- the fabD gene encoding ACP S-malonyltransferase has protein sequence MDKQNLALVFPGQGSQKVGMLAELAEAHPIITATFAEASDALDYDMWKLVQQGEQEQLNLTETTQPVLLTASVAVWRLWCEQKGPRPALMAGHSLGEFSALVCAGALAFGDAVRLVRARGQAMQTAVPVGQGAMAAVMGLDDAEIERICQEQAGDGVVEAVNYNSPGQVVIAGHAGAVERTAEALKAAGAKRAVLLPVSAPFHTSLMRPAGDKLAEALEAISVSKPETPVVHNVHAQTEEEPEQIKELLIKQIYSPVKWVGCVQTMVDAGVEITVEAGPGKVLSGLNKRIHKALNCVNVDTPESLEKALAAVQA, from the coding sequence ATGGATAAGCAGAACCTTGCTCTCGTATTTCCCGGTCAGGGCTCACAAAAAGTGGGCATGCTGGCAGAGCTGGCGGAGGCGCACCCCATTATTACTGCCACCTTTGCCGAGGCCTCGGACGCACTGGACTACGATATGTGGAAGCTGGTTCAGCAGGGTGAGCAGGAGCAACTTAATCTCACCGAGACCACTCAGCCGGTATTGCTCACCGCCTCTGTGGCAGTGTGGCGGCTGTGGTGTGAGCAGAAAGGCCCCCGGCCGGCGCTGATGGCGGGTCACAGCCTGGGTGAGTTTTCAGCGCTGGTGTGCGCCGGTGCGCTGGCTTTTGGCGATGCCGTTCGCCTGGTCAGAGCGCGGGGGCAGGCAATGCAAACAGCAGTACCTGTTGGCCAGGGCGCGATGGCGGCGGTCATGGGGCTGGACGACGCTGAAATCGAACGCATCTGCCAGGAGCAAGCCGGCGATGGCGTTGTTGAGGCGGTGAATTACAACTCTCCCGGCCAGGTGGTTATTGCCGGCCATGCGGGCGCCGTTGAGCGCACGGCCGAGGCCTTAAAGGCTGCCGGTGCCAAGCGGGCAGTGCTGCTGCCGGTGAGTGCACCTTTCCATACCTCACTGATGCGGCCTGCTGGCGATAAACTGGCAGAGGCGCTTGAGGCCATCAGCGTATCCAAGCCGGAAACGCCAGTGGTGCACAATGTGCATGCACAAACTGAAGAAGAGCCCGAACAAATCAAAGAACTGTTGATCAAGCAAATATACAGCCCGGTGAAATGGGTGGGCTGCGTCCAGACGATGGTCGACGCCGGTGTCGAAATTACCGTTGAAGCGGGCCCTGGCAAAGTGCTCAGTGGCCTTAATAAACGCATCCACAAAGCGCTGAATTGCGTCAATGTCGATACGCCGGAGAGTCTCGAGAAAGCGCTGGCCGCGGTCCAGGCCTAG
- the rpmF gene encoding 50S ribosomal protein L32: MAVQQNKKTRSRRGMRRSHDSLSDVALSVDQTSGEKHRRHHVTADGFFRGRKVVPGNDD, from the coding sequence ATGGCTGTACAACAGAACAAAAAGACTCGCTCTCGTCGCGGAATGCGTCGTTCACACGACTCTCTGTCCGACGTGGCGCTGTCTGTGGATCAAACCAGCGGCGAAAAGCACCGTCGTCATCACGTTACTGCGGATGGTTTCTTCCGTGGCCGCAAGGTAGTTCCCGGTAACGACGATTAA
- a CDS encoding YceD family protein, producing the protein MQRQPLPKQVDARRFATSGVDVTGFLSVKSLPRFVEGLASDDGDVDVELHFYRDEQGFYRIDGRACAQVSLLCQRCLQGMPGQVDADFELALVWNDDQAKALPRSLDPVVVGEEMLELAEVVQDELIVSTPYVSYHALSDCPAADAVKGDQEVDSDETPQRESPFSVLGKLKSPD; encoded by the coding sequence ATGCAAAGACAGCCCCTGCCCAAGCAGGTCGATGCCCGCCGCTTTGCGACCAGTGGTGTTGATGTGACAGGTTTTTTGTCCGTCAAATCGCTGCCGCGTTTTGTTGAGGGATTGGCCAGTGACGACGGTGATGTAGACGTCGAGCTTCATTTCTATCGGGATGAGCAGGGCTTTTATCGCATTGATGGCCGCGCCTGCGCCCAGGTATCGCTTTTATGTCAGCGCTGCCTACAGGGAATGCCGGGGCAGGTCGATGCCGACTTTGAGCTGGCACTAGTGTGGAATGACGACCAGGCCAAGGCCTTGCCGCGTTCACTAGATCCGGTTGTGGTTGGCGAGGAAATGCTGGAATTGGCGGAAGTGGTGCAGGACGAGCTGATAGTCAGCACGCCCTATGTCAGTTATCACGCCCTCTCTGATTGCCCTGCGGCAGATGCTGTCAAAGGTGATCAAGAGGTGGATTCAGACGAGACACCGCAGCGGGAATCGCCGTTTTCTGTACTGGGAAAACTGAAATCCCCGGATTAA